The Glycine max cultivar Williams 82 chromosome 12, Glycine_max_v4.0, whole genome shotgun sequence genome window below encodes:
- the LOC106795294 gene encoding uncharacterized mitochondrial protein AtMg00860-like: MNRLFQPHLRKYIIVFFDDILIYSRSLDEHLNHLEIAFQVLKSGKFTLKFTKCSFAQKQIDYLGHVVSSDGVQPVPEKIQAIQTWPQPRTTRALRGFLGLVGFYCRFIKGYATIASPLSQLLTKAELVWSPEAESAFQRLKNAVTTTPVLALPDFTKPFTVETAEVNLNPHQNQRINPHQYVKP, translated from the coding sequence ATGAACAGGTTGTTTCAGCCTCACTTACGAAAGTATATCATTGTCTTCTTCGATGATATACTGATCTACAGCCGCAGCTTGGATGAGCATCTAAACCACTTGGAAATCGCGTTTCAGGTATTGAAGAGTGGCAAGTTTACTCTTAAATTCACCAAGTGTTCATTTGCGCAGAAACAAATAGACTACTTGGGTCACGTCGTGTCCAGCGATGGCGTTCAACCCGTGCCTGAGAAGATACAAGCTATTCAAACATGGCCTCAACCACGGACAACGCGAGCTTTGCGTGGCTTCCTGGGGTTAGTAGGATTCTATTGCAGGTTTATAAAGGGGTACGCGACGATAGCTAGCCCACTCTCTCAACTATTAACCAAGGCAGAGCTGGTATGGTCACCGGAAGCAGAAAGCGCATTTCAGAGGCTCAAGAATGCAGTCACGACGACGCCGGTGCTTGCTCTCCCAGACTTCACTAAGCCCTTTACGGTGGAAACTGCTGAGGTCAATCTAAACCCTCATCAAAATCAGAGAATAAACCCACATCAATACGTGAAACCCTGA